The genomic stretch GAAAACCCAGAAGAATGACTGTTTCTCGATGACGCTGTGCCAAACATCCCAGCACCAAAGTAATCCATCGGGGTCGAAGACAAATGCCGGTTGGTCTTGTGGACAAAATTCGATCCACCTGGGTGGGCTGATTCAGGGGGGCTATTGCCATTGTCAGTAGCCCCAGTAGCTCCACCACTAGTGAGTAGCTCGGTGAAAGACGCGTTTTGAGAACTAGGGTTTAGATTGTGATGATGAACATGAgcatcttccttctccttctctttctccttctccttggcTGCTCGTTCCCTTGCACGCTCTCTGGCTTTCACACGGATTTCAGACCGGGACAGAGACAAACCAGAACCCTTACTAGTCTCCGAAGGGCTGCTCCCTCCAGATTTCGTCAAGGACAtgtgctgctgctgctgctgctgctgctgataCGCGGGTTCAATTTCTAATTCGAGATCAGCTGGATCAAATCTTGGCTGTGAGGCATTAGACCTCCTTTCATCGCTTGGCTTGGGGGTCTCCGGAAAGGTACTGTTCAGAGAAGGAAGCTCAGCAATGGAGTCCTCCGCAGCTTTAATCAGCCACTCAACGGCTTTGCTGGGCTGATCGTAACCCAGACGATCCTGAAGATCGTAGAACTGTATAGCTGTGGCGACTGAGAGACGAACCCTTCGGTCTCTGAGCCCCTTCGCTGTCAAAACCTTACTGTGCCGATCCTTCCCGCCAGATG from Macadamia integrifolia cultivar HAES 741 chromosome 11, SCU_Mint_v3, whole genome shotgun sequence encodes the following:
- the LOC122093497 gene encoding transcription factor TCP2-like encodes the protein MEVDDIHTQPCKLSRFDNGRIDSNKIGRKASGEYQDDDEDDGEVRGGGGGRGIIGGGGGAETARLSTWTGSRIFRVSRASGGKDRHSKVLTAKGLRDRRVRLSVATAIQFYDLQDRLGYDQPSKAVEWLIKAAEDSIAELPSLNSTFPETPKPSDERRSNASQPRFDPADLELEIEPAYQQQQQQQQHMSLTKSGGSSPSETSKGSGLSLSRSEIRVKARERARERAAKEKEKEKEKEDAHVHHHNLNPSSQNASFTELLTSGGATGATDNGNSPPESAHPGGSNFVHKTNRHLSSTPMDYFGAGMFGTASSRNSHSSGFSAPTHFGNPPQPHSMTMQSPFGVTGDHHQELQQFSFMPDMIPVATAAGNDYNLNFSISSGLGGFNRGTLQSNSPSPMPHLQRFSSPVDGPSVPFFMGTAASAATAPVENHHFPSGGFDGRLQLYYGGDGCRQSDLKGKGKN